The Candidatus Zixiibacteriota bacterium DNA window GCAGAACCGGATTACATTTGTGGCCGATGATGAACTCAAAAATAATGCTTCGCCTCTCTCTGAGAGAATTCATACGATCCAGTCCGAACAGCTGGCCAACGCTTTTACGCCCTCGAGGTATAATCGAAACAAGATATACCTGATCGAGTATCCGCTCGATTCGCGCGGGGAGAAGCCGGGTGCCAAGGCCGACTTGATCGAGTCGATCAACGAAGGCACCGCGCTCGTGAATTATATCGGCCACGGCAATCCCAGGGTCTGGACTGATGAGCATATCTTCCGCAATGAGGATATCTCGTCACTTTCTAATCGCGACAAGCTGCCGGTGATATTCACCGCTTCCTGTTCTATTGGAGAATTCGACAGCCCCTACTCCGAGGGCATGGCTGAATTATTGTTCCGTGCGGTCGATGGTGGTGCGATAGCAGTGGTTGCCGCTACTCGCCTGGTATTCAGCCGGCAGAACTTTGACTACAATTCAATGGCTTTCAATGTCATCTTCTCGGGTGAGGATTACACCCTGGCCGAGGAGGTCTATGTCGCCAAACTGTTGCGCCAGATTCAGTCGGGCCCTAAGGAAAATGATCGCAAATATGTGATGTTCGGCGATCCACTGATGAAAATCAAATTTCCACGGTACAATATTCGTTTCAACTCGGACGATCTTGATTCCCTGTCGGCTTTACAGTTGGTCACGATCAACGGAACTGTCGAAGATGATGGCGGATTGCTTGTCGGAGATTTCGACGGTGAGGTGGAAGTATCAGTGTACGACAATCAGCAGGATAAAATATATCAATTGACCGGTGTTGACGACGAATATAATATCAATTACACCAGTCCCGGGGCCAGGCTTTTCCGGGGCATGACGACAGCTTCGGGCGGTGAGTTCGAGCTCCGGTTCGTTGTGCCCAAGGATATCTCCTACGGTGGAGAAAACGCTCGTGTCTCTGCGTTCGCTATTTCCGACTTGGGTGGCACTGGCGCTTCAGGAGCACTCGATTCGATCGTGATTTCCGGATCTGCGGGAGAAATAACGGATACGCTGGCTCCCGAGATTGAAGTCCTCAGGCAGGATCAATCCCTGACAGGTAACACTCTTCTCAGGCCGGGCGATCAGCTGACCATCGAGCTTTTTGATAGTTCGGGAATTAATCTATCGGGCGAAGTCGGCCACCGGATCGAAGTCAGTTTTAATGATGACCCCAAGTATATGTTTGATTTGACAGATGAATTTATTTATAATCCCGGATCATATCAGAAAGGGGAGGTTGTGTTCACCGTGCCCGATATCGACAACGGGAGCTATTCACTCAAAATCAAGGCCTGGGATTCTGCCAATAATTCAGCCCTGAAACAGTACGATATCTCGATCGGTGCTCTGCAGGGCCAGTCCATACTCGACCTCTTCAATGTGCCCAATCCGTTTGTGCTCAAAACCCAGTTTGTCTACGAACTCTCTTTCGAGGCTGATCAGGTTGCGCTCGAGGTATTCACGCTGGGTGGCAGAAAGATTCATACCATAAAAAATTTACCTGGACGAATTGGCGAAAACATTACTGATTTTTACAACGGCACCGACCGCTATGGAGACAAACTCGCTAATGGCATTTATATATATAAACTAAGTGTTACCGGAAGCGGATCATCGGCCGATAAAACGGTAGAGAAATTCGGAAAATTTGTAATCTTAAGATAGACCTTGTGGAGGCCCGAAAATGAAAAAAATCATTATTTTAACTATTGCCATGCTGATCCTGGTATCATCTGCCAGCCAGCTTCAAGCCGGCGTTTCCGACGCGGCGGTCCTGTTTTTGCGTATTGCCGCAGGCGCACGCGCGGCCGGTATGGGTGAGGCTTTTGTGGCGGTCGCTGATGATGCCACGACTACGCACTGGAACCCTGCTGGTTTGGGGATGTATCCGCTTTCAAGCGAGTACCATACCTACAAACTCGGTTTCAATCCACATATAGTCAATTTGGCTGAAAAGATTATTCGGGACAAAGTCGACCCGGATTTTGAGGAACGCTACCGTGAATTCGTGTTCAAAGCTGACGGTATCTACCGTGACTTCGGAGACAGCATGGTTTCCTATGAGTACCATGAGCTCGACAAAAACCTTTCAGTCCTGAATTATGTCGTCAACAATGTCTCCTCGGATGAGCGTGAGACGCTCAAGAGGGCTGTCCGGGAGGTGGCTTTTGCCAATACCGGAGCTACCTTTGAGCAGATCAATGAACTCAGGTTGAAAATGCTTGAGTATACAGACGAGAGCGAACTTCGCTCCGAAATAAATCGTGAGTTTGAGACCCTGATTGCCGCCTGGCAGGAGCATCGGATCACCGGCGAATCGATCGAATTTCTGCGGGAAAAAGTAAACTTTACTCTTGAAGATAAGCAGTTGACCGCTCCTGATTTTTCCTCGATACAGGCGGTAATGATAAGAATAGATCAGCAACTGCGAACAGATTCAATCAAGGTGCCCTACAGCCTGCTGTTTTCTTACTGGAAAGATTTTGCTTCTCCCTGGCGGAAACAGCTCAAAGAGGTCGCCCTGGTCGAGAATGGCATCCCGGAAAGCAACTATAAAAAATACGATATTTGGGGTATCTCCTCGGAAGGTCTGATTCATTTCGACGGTCAGGACTGGCTCAATGGTATTGAATACCGACCCAAGAGCAGTACTACTATTGATGAAGTGATTTACAATCAAATCGGGCTTGAGGAATCCGAACTTCTGGATCAAAAAAAGATGGAACTGGCTGACTTCAACAGCTCGGTTAAATGGGACCGACTCAATGAAGTATTTGATAGCCTGAGCGCTACGATACCGGAGGACAGCCTCGGTGAACTGCGTGACGCGCTCGAGCAGGTGCGCGGTTTCTGGCGGGACATGACCGCCGACCAGGAACGTTTGTCTTCCTTCTTAAGAGAGATCGAATCCACCCTCGAGGGTGATTCACTGACAACCGAGGATTATGATCGCTTTCTGTTTCTGGCCGCCAGGATAGACCGCCGTCGTTTGCCCGATGAGATCATCATCCCGTTTTCGATGGTGCTCGAGAGCGAACCGACCAGCGTGGCCGGCACCGGGAAATATCTATGGGTCGGCACTGTCGACGGACTCTTTCGCTACGAGGTCAAAAAGCAGTACTGGCGCAAGTACACGGTCAATGATGGGTTGCCTTCAAACAATGTAAAGTCCTTGTCATCTCCTGATAACTCCAGCCTGTGGATTGCTACAACTAAAGGAGCGGCTTTGTACAGCCGTGAAAAATGGACTCCCTATGCCGCAGAAGCCGGAATCAACGATTCCACATTGTACCTGATCTATGCCGCCTCCAGCAAAAATGTCTGGCTGGTCGGCGAAAAGGATATGTATCACTTCAATGGCGAAGCCTGGAATGATTCTTACGTCTATGAGACTGCGGTCAACGACAGTGTCGGGAGCGTCATCCGCGATTTCATCGGTTTTTCCGATCGCACCTGGTTTTCGAATCGCGAGACCATGATGGAATACCGAATTCCCAATGAAGGTGGATTGATTGACCCTGGCACCGAGATCGAGTTGCCGTACTCCTTCCTGTTAAATCACCGCATCAACAGCCTGGCCTATGATTCCGATGATCGCCTCTGGCTCGGCACCGAGCAGGGGCTTAAGATCTTCCAGAAGGGCCGGACGACCTGTTTCGGCTACAAGCCTTATAGAGTCGCAGAGCAGATGGATGTCGAGGCTATCGCGGCTGATTTTCTGGGTACGGACAACCAGGCAAAAATCGATCAGCTCGCTCGCCGGATTCGTGATTATAACGGTTATGGAAGCAGCAACAAAGTTCCCGCCGGCGAAGTCGTCTATGTCTATAATAACTCGCTGGGAAGTGAAATCGGTCCGGTCGAGAACGAGGGTGGTCGAGTCTTTATCGGCACCCAGTTCGGGATGATCGTTTACGCCGGTG harbors:
- a CDS encoding PorV/PorQ family protein; amino-acid sequence: MKKIIILTIAMLILVSSASQLQAGVSDAAVLFLRIAAGARAAGMGEAFVAVADDATTTHWNPAGLGMYPLSSEYHTYKLGFNPHIVNLAEKIIRDKVDPDFEERYREFVFKADGIYRDFGDSMVSYEYHELDKNLSVLNYVVNNVSSDERETLKRAVREVAFANTGATFEQINELRLKMLEYTDESELRSEINREFETLIAAWQEHRITGESIEFLREKVNFTLEDKQLTAPDFSSIQAVMIRIDQQLRTDSIKVPYSLLFSYWKDFASPWRKQLKEVALVENGIPESNYKKYDIWGISSEGLIHFDGQDWLNGIEYRPKSSTTIDEVIYNQIGLEESELLDQKKMELADFNSSVKWDRLNEVFDSLSATIPEDSLGELRDALEQVRGFWRDMTADQERLSSFLREIESTLEGDSLTTEDYDRFLFLAARIDRRRLPDEIIIPFSMVLESEPTSVAGTGKYLWVGTVDGLFRYEVKKQYWRKYTVNDGLPSNNVKSLSSPDNSSLWIATTKGAALYSREKWTPYAAEAGINDSTLYLIYAASSKNVWLVGEKDMYHFNGEAWNDSYVYETAVNDSVGSVIRDFIGFSDRTWFSNRETMMEYRIPNEGGLIDPGTEIELPYSFLLNHRINSLAYDSDDRLWLGTEQGLKIFQKGRTTCFGYKPYRVAEQMDVEAIAADFLGTDNQAKIDQLARRIRDYNGYGSSNKVPAGEVVYVYNNSLGSEIGPVENEGGRVFIGTQFGMIVYAGDKFNYFYEEGLERQQAVDIETEGGEIWFVTPGKIVIFADAKSEITGMHANWLPELADDIYYEFLSYIHHLGQEWGTIGLSVTFLSYGELVRSDPYGRIMGTFNSFDMAVGLSYGKMMTGNLSAGITAKWIYSRLSDQGAGNELGEGTGSSLGIDLGLLYRPTKRLNLGATVTNLGPDISYIDAAQSDPLPRNLALGFSFKLIDNPYNRLMIVGEVNKMLTGLDDGFSEELKEAIENVGFEYWYGSFIAFRAGYIYDQVGEVKTPTLGVGLQYRGFRFDFAYIPSSDTVPLANTVRFSLTGRI